The following proteins are encoded in a genomic region of bacterium:
- the xth gene encoding exodeoxyribonuclease III — protein sequence MKIATWNVNGMRARLDFVLHWLAAREPDVVGLQELKLQDDQFPHDVFEQAGYQAVTHGQKAWNGVAILSRKPATLVQAGLPGQEEFGARLITAEVDGLTFTTVYCPNGKNTDHDDYPRKLVWFDALADHLGSPAGASVVCGDFNICPTGLDSWNEAKFAGDIFHTDAERERMGRFAEQGWTDLFRVLHPDEQAYSWWDYRGGSFHRGHGLRIDFVLGTAEVRERTREVMIDRDYRKKQEGLTASDHAPVIAELA from the coding sequence ATGAAGATCGCGACCTGGAATGTCAACGGAATGCGGGCCCGACTCGATTTCGTGCTTCACTGGCTGGCCGCTCGTGAACCCGACGTGGTGGGCCTGCAGGAGTTGAAACTCCAAGACGACCAGTTTCCCCACGACGTCTTCGAGCAAGCCGGGTACCAGGCGGTGACGCACGGCCAGAAGGCCTGGAACGGTGTGGCCATCTTGAGTCGAAAGCCTGCCACACTGGTTCAAGCGGGCCTGCCGGGCCAGGAAGAATTCGGTGCGCGGCTCATCACGGCGGAGGTGGATGGCTTGACGTTCACCACCGTTTACTGCCCGAACGGCAAGAACACCGATCATGACGACTACCCGCGCAAGCTCGTCTGGTTCGACGCCCTGGCCGATCATCTGGGCTCGCCCGCCGGGGCGTCCGTCGTATGCGGTGACTTCAACATCTGCCCGACCGGGCTCGATAGCTGGAACGAGGCGAAATTTGCTGGCGACATCTTTCATACCGATGCCGAGCGGGAGCGCATGGGCCGCTTCGCCGAACAGGGTTGGACGGATCTCTTTCGCGTGCTCCATCCCGACGAACAGGCCTACTCCTGGTGGGACTACCGGGGCGGCTCCTTTCACCGAGGCCACGGTTTGAGGATCGACTTCGTGCTGGGGACGGCAGAGGTGCGCGAGCGGACCCGCGAGGTGATGATCGACAGGGACTACCGCAAGAAGCAGGAGGGCCTGACGGCGTCAGACCACGCTCCGGTCATCGCAGAGCTCGCGTAG